The Candidatus Nitrosymbiomonas proteolyticus genome has a segment encoding these proteins:
- a CDS encoding peptidase S41 carboxyl-terminal processing protease, whose translation MMKSMSRRWVLFLSALCLAVPAMAQNGGDPPMESATKEAVLGAIARVVKSNAFVPGKDFSGWDAFLEQRKTAITETKTQSEFARAVNEELSEFFKASHIVLVTPQAAKARIERRTVGIGILVQAEEDGSLTVVSVFDDTPAKEIGLQPGDRIVEADGKKLEGVPSLLGEEGSTVTIKVLVGGKDPKTHTVTRRKYNNTRIDTLTWVRDDTALLKVHTFDISYDRKKIDALMEEAGKAKNLILDLRSNGGGVVLNMLHLLGHFLPADTKIGTFINKSMVNRFVDETKGDPTDLKAIASWSNTSVLKPVPLKSGPFKGNVAVLINGGSGSASEITAAALKETLKSPVVGTRSAGAVLVSTMAPLPEGWVLQFPLMDYLTAQGVRLEGNGIEPDVEAPLTRFGEPDVAIDRAIDLLARIELRSRRAGSPPPIE comes from the coding sequence ATGATGAAGTCGATGAGTCGCCGATGGGTCCTGTTTCTGTCCGCCTTGTGCCTTGCCGTCCCGGCTATGGCGCAAAACGGCGGCGATCCGCCAATGGAATCCGCCACAAAAGAAGCGGTTCTGGGCGCCATTGCGCGGGTGGTGAAATCGAACGCGTTCGTTCCGGGCAAGGACTTCTCGGGATGGGACGCCTTTCTCGAACAGCGCAAGACCGCAATCACCGAAACGAAGACTCAATCTGAGTTCGCCCGCGCAGTGAACGAGGAGCTGTCCGAGTTCTTCAAGGCCAGCCATATCGTGCTCGTCACTCCTCAGGCGGCCAAGGCGCGCATCGAGCGAAGAACCGTGGGAATCGGCATTCTCGTTCAGGCCGAGGAGGACGGCAGCCTGACCGTCGTCAGCGTCTTTGACGACACTCCTGCGAAAGAGATCGGACTCCAGCCCGGCGACCGAATCGTCGAAGCCGACGGCAAGAAGCTCGAAGGCGTGCCCTCCTTGCTCGGCGAGGAAGGCTCGACCGTGACCATCAAGGTGCTCGTGGGAGGGAAGGACCCCAAGACGCATACGGTCACCCGAAGGAAGTACAACAACACGCGGATCGACACGCTTACCTGGGTCCGCGACGATACGGCGCTCCTGAAGGTCCACACGTTCGACATTAGCTACGACCGCAAGAAGATCGACGCGCTGATGGAAGAAGCCGGCAAGGCGAAAAACTTGATCCTCGACTTGCGATCCAACGGCGGCGGAGTCGTTCTGAACATGCTCCATCTGCTCGGCCATTTCCTCCCAGCCGACACGAAGATCGGTACGTTCATCAACAAGTCGATGGTGAACCGCTTCGTCGACGAAACCAAGGGCGATCCGACCGACCTCAAGGCGATCGCTTCCTGGTCCAATACCAGCGTTCTCAAACCCGTGCCCCTCAAGTCCGGCCCGTTCAAAGGCAACGTTGCGGTCTTGATCAACGGAGGATCGGGAAGCGCGTCCGAAATCACCGCGGCCGCCCTCAAGGAAACGCTCAAGTCCCCAGTCGTAGGAACCCGGTCCGCAGGGGCCGTGTTGGTCTCTACGATGGCGCCTCTGCCCGAAGGCTGGGTCTTGCAGTTCCCACTGATGGACTACCTCACAGCCCAAGGCGTGCGGCTAGAGGGCAACGGAATCGAACCCGATGTCGAAGCGCCTTTGACCCGGTTTGGCGAACCTGACGTGGCGATCGATCGGGCGATCGACCTCCTCGCTCGGATCGAACTCCGATCCCGTCGGGCGGGCTCGCCGCCGCCTATCGAGTAG